The Spiroplasma apis B31 genomic sequence TTCGAAAGTACTCAGTCAATAATTTTAAAATTTGATGGTGGCTTTCCAACACCTATTCTTAATCTATTGAACTTGTCTGTATTCAGATTTGAAATAATATTTTTTATACCATTATGCCCGCCGGCAGAGCCAGCTTCTCTAAACCTTAAATCAGCAACTTCTAAGTCTTTATCGTCATATATTATTAATATATCTTTTACTTGTAACTTATAATAATTCATTAGAGCCCTCACTGCTTCTCCTGAAAGATTCATAAATGTTTTCGGCTTAACAAAATATATATTTTCTCCGTTAATTTTGGATACATAAATGTTTGATTTAAACTTATCGGGTTTTTTATCTACATTGTAAAATTCCATCATTGTATCGAGAGCAATCCAACCAGCATTGTGTCTTGTTTTTTCATACTCTTTTCCAGGATTACCAAGTCCTACGATTAATTTAGCCATTATTTTTTTTATACTTCTTTAAATAACTTGCTACTTTTTTGTCTAATGAGTTTTTAAATTCACTGTACACTTCTGTTAAAGAACAATTCTCATAAGAACTTCTAATCATATTTGAAAGCAATTCAGCAACTGAAATAATTTTTAAACCAGAGAACTTTCTTTCTTCTGGGATATCAATAGTATCAGTTACAACGACTTGTTTGATTATTTTATCCTTGATTGATTGTTGCATTCTTTCTTTTGCTTGTCCATTAAATAATCCATGACACGCTATTATATATATCTCTTTTGCTCCAGCTTCTTTCAAAGCTTTAGCACCATTTATAATAGTCCCACCAGTGTCGATCATATCATCAATAACAAAGCAAGTTTTTCCTTTTATATCACCAAGAATAAATTCAACCTCTGCTTTGTTGGGTTCGGGTCTTCTTTTCGCTATAACAGCGATACCACTTGTTATGCTACCAGTGTATTCTGCAACACCATGTACTCTTGATAGACCACCGTGATCTGGTGAAACTAGAATACAATTATCTGGGTTTAAGTTATTTAATACTATTGTTTCAATTATTTCTGTTGCGACTGTTTGGGCTGTTGAAAAATTGTCTGTAGGAATATTAAAAAAACCCATAGTTTGTGCAGAGTGTAAATCGACTATTATTACTCGATTTGCACCGGCAGTTTCTATTAAATTAGCAACAAGCCTAGCAGTAATTGGTTGTCTACCTTTGGCTTTTCTGTCTTGACGCGCATAACCAAAATAAGGAATAACTACGTTGATTTTTTTTGCACTAGCACGTTTAAATGCATCAACAGCAATTAACAATTCCATAAGGTTGTTATTTACAGGTTGGTTTGTTGATTGAACTATATAAATTTCTTTACCTCTAACAGAATCTAACGACCTAACAATCATCTCACCATCGGCAAATATAGATGTTTTAGCCTTAGATTGTTCGACTCCTAATAAGTCACAAATTTTTTTAGTAAGTGGTTTGTTCGATGATAAACCGAAAATATTTATCTTATCTTTGTTCATTTTTTTATCTCCCTTTTAATCATAACAAATTTTTAATTACTCTTTTTGTCGAAAAAGAAAAAGCTTCAATAACACTATCACATGCAAATAAAGTGAATTTGAAGGTTGTGAGATGTAAAATAAACAATTGTAGTTACAACAAAATTAATAAGTGATATGGAAACAATTTCACAAAACGTTTTAATTATGAATAAATCGAATATATTTACTATTTTTTCGTGCTATATTTCTGTTTCGCTAATTACGAGTTTTCTAATTATTTTCGAACCTAACTTCCTCCTTTTTTAAATAATCTTTAAAATGTTGCTTATTATAGAGGAAAAAAATAAGGTAGTCTGTAGACAAATAAAAATTGAATGCAGCTTAGTAAACTACTGATTATAAAGAGTCTCCCCAATTCCAATTGAAATTATGGAAGATATGGTTAAAGTCTTTCGAAAACAATGTACTAATTAGTCATGACCCAAACAGGACAATAAGAAAAAAAACATAAAAAAACGTTCCCTATCGAGCAATTAGTTCATAGTTATTCAACAAATTTGCAAAGTTTCGCTGCTCTAGACAAGGTTTTTAAATAAAATTATGTATTTTTATACACCAATTATAAGTTATAATTGTTTTTAGCACCGTATTTACGGGTTTGGAGGAAAATATGGGTTTAGCATTTATTAATAATATTAGTCACAAAAACGGTGATAAAAAACTTTATACTGAAACATCAATGAAAATAAATAAAGGGGAACATATCGCTTTAATTGGACCAAACGGAGCAGGTAAAACAACTTTATTAAACATAATTTCTGGGAAAATCTTACCTGATTATGGAGAAGTAAAAATTCATCCTAAAATCAAAATTGGTTATTTAGATCAACATCAAGAGGTTGACAAAGAAATAACAGTTGAACAGTATTTAAAACAAGCTTTTCAAGAACTATTCGATTTAGAAGAAAGAATGAATAAAATCTATGAAGATATGGCTATTGAATATAAAGAAGATGATTTGGTTAAGGCGCTGAAATATCAAGACATACTTAATTTAAATGATTTTGAGACTATAGATAAAAGAATTGGAAATTTAGTTGAGGGACTTGGTATAGGATTGGATAAATTGCCTATGAAAATGGGTGATTTATCCGGTGGACAACGCGGAAAAACAATTTTGGCAAAACTATTACTTAGCGGAGACGATTTTTTGTTACTTGATGAACCAACAAACTTCTTGGATATACAACAAGTTGAGTGATTAGCAAGATTTTTACAAAATTACGAGAAAGCATTTGTTATGGTTTCTCATGATAATGATTTTATAAATAAAACTTGTAATATTATTTATGCCTTGGATAATTTTAAATTAACAAGGTTTGTGGGAAACTACGACAAGTACGTGGAAGAAATGACCATGTTAAGGGAGCAATATGATAAGGCATTCATAGCTCAACAACGAGAAATAAAAAGGTTAGAAACTTTTGTAGCCAAAAACAAAGCTCGTGCAAGTACTGCTAAAAGTGCTCAATCAAGACAAAAAGTGCTTGAAAAAATGGACAAAATAGAACAAAGAAGGGACCTTACAAAACCAAACTTTAAATTTAATTATAAAAGACCTTCTTCTTCTGTAATAATGAAAGCAAAAGATTTAGTTATTGGTTATGACAAACCGTTGTTACATAAACTTAATTTTGAAATAAGAGAAGGAGAAAAATGTATAATTAGTGGTAAAAACGGGGTCGGTAAAACAACCTTTTTAAAGACTGCATCAACAGAAATAAAACCGTATGATGGTGTGGTTGAGTTAGGTCACAATGTTCATTATGCTTATTTTAAACAGATAGAAGATGTTAAGGGCATCTCTCCAATTCAATATCTTATGGATAAATTCCCTGATATAACGGAGTCAGAGGCAAGAGCCAAAATAGGTCAGTTTGGAGTAAAAAATAGTCTTATGATGCAAGAAATGCAAAAACTTTCGGGAGGAGAACAAACAAGGGTTAGATTGGCTGCTTTAAGTTTAGTGCCTTGTAGCCTTTTGGTACTTGATGAACCTACCAACCATATAGATGTGCTCGCAAAAGAAGCACTTCTTGAGGCGATACAAGAATTTAATGGGACCGTATTATTAACAACTCACGATATCAATTTTTCAACGAACTGAGCTGATAGAGTGATAAACTTTGATGAGCTTGTTTAAAATCTAGATATATCTAGATTTTTTTTATGAAAGTTGAACCACTTCCAGATAAATGCCCAATCTTATCATATTTTTTTAATTGAGGGTAAATGGAATATACTGCAGGTGTAAGTTGATTCTTATACTTTTTTAGCTTATAGCACTTTAGGCGATCAAATTCATTATAAACTTTTTTCGTAGAACAATTTATACCAGTGAAAATCAAATCTTTTTTTGTGATGTTTCTTTGTGTATTAACTTTTTTTACTTTATTTCCAAAAGCCTTTACTCTTGCGGTTTTGAAAGATGAAAAGAAAAAATAACAGTCCGTTCCTACCACTTCAGCTATTTTTTTATAAACTTTTTTATTATTCGTAAAATGCTTGGTTACTGCAACCGCATTACTACTACCACCACCTAGGCCACCACCCATAGGGATATTTTTGTTTATAGATATTGTGTAGTGTTTATCAATGACATTATTTATTCTCAAAATATCCATTACCTTGTATACACTATTATTCAGCTCCAGTTCTTTCAAATTACACAAAATAATGTCTTTGTTTAAATTATTCTCCTTTATAGTAATCTCATCCCAAAGATCTTCGACTATTTGAAAAACTGAGTTTATTTTATGCAACCCTTTTTTTGGATATAATCTAGAAACTTTAAGGTCTAGATTAACCTTTGCATAACTTTTAATAACCATCATAATGAACCTCGTTGTACAAATTTATAAAGTGTTCTAGTGATAGATTTTCAGGTCTCTGTCTATAGTCAATTGCAAGTGAGTCTAATAAAGTTTTAGCTTTATTTTTGTCTTCAATTGCGTTTCCAAGATTGTTTAAAATCGTTTTTCTTTTATTATTGAATAACTTTCGAACAAAAGATATGAAATATTTATCATCTCTAACTTTTTCTAGATTCAATTGATTGAAAGTTAGTTTAATGATGGCCGAATCAACTTTCGGTGTAGGAGAAAACATATTTTTTTTAACTGTAAATTCATATTTAACATCTGAGTAAAACCTAGCAGCAACAGAAAGATTATTATAATTATTTTCATTCTCCTTAGCACATATTCTAAGCGCCACTTCTTTTTGTGTCATGAATATAGCTTGGTTTAATAACTTTGAGGAGTCAAAGGTCTTAAAAAGAAGTTCTGTTGTTATGTAATAAGGTGTATTCGAAATTATTGCCACCTTTTGAAAGTTTTGTTTATCTATCAATTTCTTGAAGTCAACCTCTAAAACATCCTCTATCAAGAGTTCAAAATTATTAACGTCAACTGAAGTGCTTAAGACTTGTTCCATATCTTTGTCGATCTCAATCGCAATTACCTTTTTAAATCTTTTCACCAACTCTTTAGTAAGAGCACCTCTACCGGGACCGACTTCTATTATTAATTGATTTTCATCTTGGTCAAGCAAACCTACAATTTTATTAATCAAGTTTTTATCAGTTATAAAGTTTTGTCCAAATTTTTTTTTAGCGAACTGCATTTATTGCTCCTTTAGGATGTTTTTTACATCTTTCACACTTAATTTTAATACATTTAATCATACAAAAAGTTTTTTAGAGTTTATATTCTCATTTCAATTATAAAAGGATGCTATTTTAACTCGATTTTGTTTTAAATAGAACTCATTATTTAAATACTCTTCTCATGATATGGTATTAATTTGATCACCTTTGAATTCAATAACATCTTTTAATGCTCGTTTAATCTCGTTTTCATCGGCTTCAGCTATTCCAATTTTTTTTGATGTTTTTAAAGATTTCTTATTGATAAATGCATTAAAACATTTAAAATCTAAGTAGGAATTAATTTTGTCTCGAATTTTAACGCCTGGGCCGTCAGGGTCCGTAAAAATTATTACACCTCGGGATTCATTAACATCCAGTATAAATTTTAAAGTATCTGTATTTAAAGCAAGTCCTTTTGTTTCGATTGTGTCGATATTTTCTTGACCAAAAATTTTTTTTAATTTCATTGTGTCGGTTTTACCCTCTACAATAACAACTTGCTTGACTTTCATTTATAATCGCCTTTCTTTACATACTACTAGTATTTTATAAGTGTGTGTAGTATAATTATACACGAAGGGTTTTTTTCTTATAGAGGAGGAAATAAAAATGGCATCATGAGACCGTAAAAGAGAATTCGTTGCCCTAGACTTAGGTACTGCAAATGTGGTAGCTTACTTAGGTGGACAAGGTATCATATATAATGAACCTTCAACAATGGCATACGACGTACATACAAACACAGTTATAGCAGCCGGAGAACAAGCTTATGAAATGGTTGGTAAAACAAACGACGACATAAGAATGGTTGTTCCTTTAGTTGATGGGGTTATAGCAGATTTAGACGCTGCAAAAGACTTGATCAAACTAATATTTTCACGTATCAAATTATCAGATATCCTAAAAAATGCTTTAGTAGTTCTTGCTTGCCCTTCGGGAGTTACTGAATTAGAAAGAGGAGCATTAAAACAAGTTGTTGCCGATATGGGGGCAAGAAATGTTTTAGTGGAAGAAGAAGTTAAATTATCTGCTATTGGAGCTGGAATAAATATTTCAATGGCTAGCGGACACTTAGTTGTTGATATTGGTGGAGGAACTACTGATATTGCAATCATTTCTGCGGGAGATATAATCATATCTAGATCAATTAAAACTGCTGGAAATCACTTTGACGAAGAAATTAGAAAATATATTCGTGCAGAGTACAACGTTTTAATCGGAATTAAAACTGCTGAAAAAATTAAAATCGAAATAGGAGCACTTACCAAAATAGACAATGGTCGTACTTTCCGTGCATTTGGTCGTGATGTAATCTCAGGATTACCAAGAGAAGTAATCATATCACCAGATGAAGTTAAAAATGCTTTATTGGCACCTTTTTCAAAAATTACAGACTTAATTGTTGAGGTAATGGAAAACACACCTGCAGAATTAGCAGGAGATATCATTAGAAATGGTATTACTATCTGTGGTGGTGGTGCTTTAATTAGAGGTATTGATACTTACTTTGAATCAATTTTCCAATTGAAAGTAACTAAGGCGCAAGATCCTTTATTAACTGTTATTGAAGGAACAAAGGAATACGAAAAACAATCAGAAAAATGATTAGAAGTAGTTGAGTTACGTGACTCAAGAGAATACAACATTAAATAATAAAAAAAGATGCTTATCTAATTTGAATATAATTCTCTAAGTATACATTATGTTAAAAAAAACATAAAATTATACAAGGAGAATTTTTTAAATGGCTAATTTAAAAGGAAACAAATCAAACATCCTAAATTTTGAGACTAAAAAAGAGTTGATTATCAAGCATTTTGATCAAAATTTATCTTATAAAGACCTATCAAAAATGTACAATATTTCATATTCAACAGTTAGAAGAATGTGTGTAGATTGAGAAGTTTTTGGTGATGAATCGCTTATTTCAAAAACTGGAAAACACAATAAGCACAACGGAAAGATTAGAATCAATTCAAAAGATCCAAAAGATAAGAAAATTGCAGAACTTAATAAAAAATTGAAATGATTAGAAATGGAGAATGAGGTTTTAAAAAAGTTCAATGAACTGATGGAGAATTCAGAAAAAAAATTATAAAGTATTACAAAACTATAGATAAATATAATAACAAATACACGGTTCTTTCTTTATGTAAATTATTTAATGTCACAAGAGCGAGTTATTATCGCTGATGTGGTAAAAATAAACCGGATTATGAAATAAAAATAGATATGGACTTAGCATATAAAATAAAAAATATATTCATGATAAACAATGGCATTTATGGTGCACCCAGAATAAAAATAATTTTAAATAATCAAGGCATAGTAGTAAGTCAATCTAAAGTTGCAAGAATAATGAAATTATTTAATTTATATTCAGTTATAAGAATAAAAAAGATGTATAGAAAACCGAAAGAAGTCAAAAAAATAACTTATGGTCCTAATCATGTTAATAGAAATTGATCTTTGTATTCAAAAAATGAGCTTTGAGTTACAGATATTACATATATACCTTTCAATAAAAAATTTGCATATTTAAGTGTTTTGAAAGACGCAAACACTGGATTCATAGTAGGTCATGAGGTATCTTTAAAAAATGACATAGATATTTACAGAAAAACACTTGAGAAAGCTTCGCTTCATAGACAAGATCTATCTAAGAAACTTATTATCCATTCTGATAACGGAAATCAATATACATCTATATTTGCAAAGCGTTATGCTAAAAAAAATAATATTATAATATCATTATCTAGACCAGGTAATTCTATTGATAATGGGATGTGTGAAACCTTTTTTTCATCATTAAAAGAAGAGTGAAAAATAAAACTAAAGCAGGATGAGTTTCTCAAGTTGAAATTAGCAATCGACAATTATATAGA encodes the following:
- the pth gene encoding aminoacyl-tRNA hydrolase, producing MAKLIVGLGNPGKEYEKTRHNAGWIALDTMMEFYNVDKKPDKFKSNIYVSKINGENIYFVKPKTFMNLSGEAVRALMNYYKLQVKDILIIYDDKDLEVADLRFREAGSAGGHNGIKNIISNLNTDKFNRLRIGVGKPPSNFKIIDWVLSKLSTNEIIKIKEAIEKVADFVKMFVIDDDLKRIMNKFN
- a CDS encoding ribose-phosphate diphosphokinase; this encodes MNKDKINIFGLSSNKPLTKKICDLLGVEQSKAKTSIFADGEMIVRSLDSVRGKEIYIVQSTNQPVNNNLMELLIAVDAFKRASAKKINVVIPYFGYARQDRKAKGRQPITARLVANLIETAGANRVIIVDLHSAQTMGFFNIPTDNFSTAQTVATEIIETIVLNNLNPDNCILVSPDHGGLSRVHGVAEYTGSITSGIAVIAKRRPEPNKAEVEFILGDIKGKTCFVIDDMIDTGGTIINGAKALKEAGAKEIYIIACHGLFNGQAKERMQQSIKDKIIKQVVVTDTIDIPEERKFSGLKIISVAELLSNMIRSSYENCSLTEVYSEFKNSLDKKVASYLKKYKKNNG
- a CDS encoding ABC-F family ATP-binding cassette domain-containing protein, whose amino-acid sequence is MGLAFINNISHKNGDKKLYTETSMKINKGEHIALIGPNGAGKTTLLNIISGKILPDYGEVKIHPKIKIGYLDQHQEVDKEITVEQYLKQAFQELFDLEERMNKIYEDMAIEYKEDDLVKALKYQDILNLNDFETIDKRIGNLVEGLGIGLDKLPMKMGDLSGGQRGKTILAKLLLSGDDFLLLDEPTNFLDIQQVEWLARFLQNYEKAFVMVSHDNDFINKTCNIIYALDNFKLTRFVGNYDKYVEEMTMLREQYDKAFIAQQREIKRLETFVAKNKARASTAKSAQSRQKVLEKMDKIEQRRDLTKPNFKFNYKRPSSSVIMKAKDLVIGYDKPLLHKLNFEIREGEKCIISGKNGVGKTTFLKTASTEIKPYDGVVELGHNVHYAYFKQIEDVKGISPIQYLMDKFPDITESEARAKIGQFGVKNSLMMQEMQKLSGGEQTRVRLAALSLVPCSLLVLDEPTNHIDVLAKEALLEAIQEFNGTVLLTTHDINFSTNWADRVINFDELV
- a CDS encoding GHMP family kinase ATP-binding protein, with product MMVIKSYAKVNLDLKVSRLYPKKGLHKINSVFQIVEDLWDEITIKENNLNKDIILCNLKELELNNSVYKVMDILRINNVIDKHYTISINKNIPMGGGLGGGSSNAVAVTKHFTNNKKVYKKIAEVVGTDCYFFFSSFKTARVKAFGNKVKKVNTQRNITKKDLIFTGINCSTKKVYNEFDRLKCYKLKKYKNQLTPAVYSIYPQLKKYDKIGHLSGSGSTFIKKI
- the rsmA gene encoding 16S rRNA (adenine(1518)-N(6)/adenine(1519)-N(6))-dimethyltransferase RsmA → MQFAKKKFGQNFITDKNLINKIVGLLDQDENQLIIEVGPGRGALTKELVKRFKKVIAIEIDKDMEQVLSTSVDVNNFELLIEDVLEVDFKKLIDKQNFQKVAIISNTPYYITTELLFKTFDSSKLLNQAIFMTQKEVALRICAKENENNYNNLSVAARFYSDVKYEFTVKKNMFSPTPKVDSAIIKLTFNQLNLEKVRDDKYFISFVRKLFNNKRKTILNNLGNAIEDKNKAKTLLDSLAIDYRQRPENLSLEHFINLYNEVHYDGY
- the rnmV gene encoding ribonuclease M5; translated protein: MKVKQVVIVEGKTDTMKLKKIFGQENIDTIETKGLALNTDTLKFILDVNESRGVIIFTDPDGPGVKIRDKINSYLDFKCFNAFINKKSLKTSKKIGIAEADENEIKRALKDVIEFKGDQINTISWEEYLNNEFYLKQNRVKIASFYNWNENINSKKLFVWLNVLKLSVKDVKNILKEQ
- the mreB gene encoding rod shape-determining protein is translated as MASWDRKREFVALDLGTANVVAYLGGQGIIYNEPSTMAYDVHTNTVIAAGEQAYEMVGKTNDDIRMVVPLVDGVIADLDAAKDLIKLIFSRIKLSDILKNALVVLACPSGVTELERGALKQVVADMGARNVLVEEEVKLSAIGAGINISMASGHLVVDIGGGTTDIAIISAGDIIISRSIKTAGNHFDEEIRKYIRAEYNVLIGIKTAEKIKIEIGALTKIDNGRTFRAFGRDVISGLPREVIISPDEVKNALLAPFSKITDLIVEVMENTPAELAGDIIRNGITICGGGALIRGIDTYFESIFQLKVTKAQDPLLTVIEGTKEYEKQSEKWLEVVELRDSREYNIK
- a CDS encoding helix-turn-helix domain-containing protein, whose product is MANLKGNKSNILNFETKKELIIKHFDQNLSYKDLSKMYNISYSTVRRMCVDWEVFGDESLISKTGKHNKHNGKIRINSKDPKDKKIAELNKKLKWLEMENEVLKKFNELMENSEKKL
- a CDS encoding IS3 family transposase; its protein translation is MIRNGEWGFKKVQWTDGEFRKKIIKYYKTIDKYNNKYTVLSLCKLFNVTRASYYRWCGKNKPDYEIKIDMDLAYKIKNIFMINNGIYGAPRIKIILNNQGIVVSQSKVARIMKLFNLYSVIRIKKMYRKPKEVKKITYGPNHVNRNWSLYSKNELWVTDITYIPFNKKFAYLSVLKDANTGFIVGHEVSLKNDIDIYRKTLEKASLHRQDLSKKLIIHSDNGNQYTSIFAKRYAKKNNIIISLSRPGNSIDNGMCETFFSSLKEEWKIKLKQDEFLKLKLAIDNYIEFYNYERIMIKHKSPPAYAYLDFKLWKKILQTWLKYSYKKHFVYLTKYI